A single region of the Metarhizium brunneum chromosome 6, complete sequence genome encodes:
- the rax2 gene encoding Polarized growth protein rax2, whose protein sequence is MRLPFRQHRSRRPPASTIYSTFFTLAALGPIFSEAIHFNPAPPANLDFSNLGRIAIAGDFNGISLYEYEGQISKPLPTNGSEALLARLPNGALAPVVSTDASIRAMCLLHNDDGKLKGVVIGGNFTSIDGTQSTAIALFNPNTTEISPLKGLEGEVNALYCDDSRKTVYIGGNFKASNSTNAIAWTDADGWSNLPFAGFNGQVNAISKTSNGHIVFGGSFTGLGNTSTPSQPDSQIINLSGGKVTATNGATTNGFSDPQNIVCSAGTDGPGSTWLAADNLPATWEADFGFTFQPTKLRLYNTRQDGRGTKTFRFLAFPLNGIMNFTYVDPSTGKNASCTSECPLSNDPNVKFQDFRFVNRVGMDSFQVAISDWYGSGAGLSGIELFQDDMFAYAINNFNEPNCKGIQFPSTATATGPWTEAPSVQSSSDYLVAKLSGGDINDKSASVVFTPNIVESGNYSVNMYTPGCMPDGSCSARGQVNVTGVMSTGTIDAGFSTTLYQTNYYDKFDQIYFGYIEKSSDSFKPTVTLTPLAGQNLQSLTVVAQRVGFTLTKSTGGLNSLFDFDPEQKTVDVSSLEKSPINKLGSEFGRSSAVTSLVTSGDTLFIGGNFTSKNFVNAVAIGGDKDTTSPLDGGLNGQVLDMHLEGTQLYVGGNFNSTLNGDKALGHAALYDIKSNSWNVLGGGVDGPVEHVVPMRINITSDKTETVIGLSGTFSQCNAFQNNSISPAEGFAIWVPSLQNWLQNIDQPLPTYNGVLTASLENVADVGDLFAGSLTSAQLRANGAATLSTRGLGPFPFKIEATTRSASKLHRRESISNDTLRGVITGAFYSTDSSNITVLAGHFTASSANGSTVNNLMILDGKDNESITGLGSGISADSTFITVALQGSVLYAGGMVSGTIAGKQIHGLLAYDLSSKSFGSQPAPISGRNSTVAAIAVRPDTSEVYVGGSFDKAGALGCEGLCIYNSNSGQWFQPGNGLSGEVLGLMWSSKSTLVVAGDLQANSTEKRYLATYDAKQQTWSAFPGAESIPGPVQVMTAGSRDGNQVWIAGKSAKDGSVFLMKYDGSQWLTVNGTLPAITILRSLQVFSLTKSHASTQLLGENQALMMTGSIVIPNVGIASAAIFNGTHYLPYALTTNSGNVPGTIARIFTQKDDFFSTGGGSMPLGFVVLIGLAIALGLVLLMVLAGMILDRLRKKREGYMPAPTSMYDRGSGIQRIPPHELLESLGRSRPGAAPHV, encoded by the coding sequence ATGCGGTTGCCCTTTCGCCAGCACCGCTCAAGGCGTCCGCCTGCCTCCACGATCTACTCAACTTTTTTCACTCTGGCAGCGTTGGGGCCAATCTTTTCAGAAGCCATTCATTTTAATCCAGCCCCGCCCGCGAATCTCGACTTTTCTAATCTCGGCCGAATAGCAATCGCTGGCGACTTCAATGGCATCTCCCTTTACGAGTACGAGGGCCAAATATCAAAACCCCTTCCCACAAATGGCAGCGAAGCCCTCCTTGCCAGACTTCCCAATGGCGCTTTGGCACCCGTTGTGTCTACTGACGCGTCTATTCGAGCAATGTGCCTATTACacaacgacgacggcaagtTGAAGGGAGTGGTTATTGGTGGCAACTTCACGAGTATTGACGGGACGCAATCAACAGCAATTGCGCTCTTTAACCCCAACACAACCGAAATTTCTCCTCTGAAGGGTCTGGAGGGTGAAGTTAATGCTCTATATTGCGACGACAGTCGGAAAACTGTCTATATTGGTGGCAATTTCAAGGCGTCAAACTCTACCAATGCAATCGCCTGGACGGACGCAGACGGCTGGTCAAATTTGCCATTCGCGGGCTTCAACGGCCAGGTCAATGCTATTTCCAAGACCTCCAATGGTCACATTGTATTTGGGGGTAGCTTTACCGGTTTAGGAAACACTTCTACCCCGAGCCAACCCGATAGCCAAATTATCAATCTATCCGGCGGCAAGGTTACCGCCACAAATGGTGCGACCACCAATGGATTCAGCGACCCCCAAAACATTGTATGCTCGGCAGGCACGGACGGACCTGGCAGCACTTGGCTTGCAGCTGACAACCTTCCCGCCACCTGGGAGGCCGATTTCGGATTCACATTCCAACCCACCAAGCTGCGGCTGTACAACACTCGCCAGGACGGTCGCGGCACCAAGACGTTTAGATTCCTTGCATTCCCATTGAACGGCATAATGAACTTCACCTACGTCGACCCGTCAACTGGGAAAAATGCTTCCTGCACCAGTGAATGCCCTCTCAGCAATGATCCCAATGTCAAATTCCAGGACTTTCGCTTTGTCAATCGGGTCGGCATGGACAGCTTCCAGGTCGCCATATCAGACTGGTACGGATCTGGTGCAGGGCTTTCTGGCATCGAACTCTTCCAGGATGACATGTTCGCATACGCCATTAATAATTTCAACGAACCCAATTGCAAGGGCATCCAGTTCCCGTCGACTGCGACAGCTACCGGACCCTGGACAGAGGCACCATCGGTCCAGAGCAGTTCGGATTACCTCGTGGCAAAGTtgagcggcggcgacatcaATGACAAGTCTGCTTCGGTTGTATTTACCCCCAATATCGTAGAATCTGGTAACTACTCCGTCAACATGTACACTCCAGGATGTATGCCAGATGGAAGTTGCTCCGCACGAGGCCAGGTTAATGTCACGGGCGTCATGTCAACCGGCACGATCGACGCTGGTTTCAGCACGACACTCTATCAAACAAATTATTACGACAAGTTTGATCAAATATACTTTGGTTATATCGAGAAGAGCTCGGATAGTTTCAAACCCACTGTCACCCTTACACCTCTGGCAGGTCAAAACCTTCAGTCCCTCACAGTCGTCGCTCAAAGAGTAGGATTCACTCTCACCAAGTCGACTGGAGGCCTCAACAGTCTGTTCGATTTTGACCCAGAACAAAAGACTGTAGATGTATCCAGCCTGGAGAAGTCGCCAATCAACAAACTGGGCTCCGAATTCGGTCGAAGCTCGGCTGTCACATCTCTGGTCACGTCCGGCGACACACTATTCATTGGCGGAAACTTCACTTCCAAGAATTTTGTCAATGCTGTCGCCAtcggcggcgacaaggacacGACCAGCCCACTTGATGGCGGCCTCAATGGTCAAGTTCTCGACATGCACCTTGAGGGAACACAACTGTATGTCGGTGGCAATTTCAACAGCACCCTCAACGGCGATAAAGCACTGGGCCATGCTGCCCTGTATGACATCAAGTCGAATTCGTGGAATGTTctgggtggtggtgttgatggccCTGTGGAACACGTCGTCCCCATGCGAATCAATATTACATCTGACAAAACAGAAACCGTCATCGGCTTGAGCGGGACGTTCTCACAGTGCAATGCCTTTCAGAATAACAGCATTTCTCCTGCAGAGGGCTTCGCTATCTGGGTTCCGTCTTTGCAAAACTGGCTGCAAAATATCGACCAGCCTTTGCCCACATACAACGGCGTGCTCACTGCTAGCCTTGAGAATGTTGCGGATGTTGGTGACCTCTTCGCTGGTTCGTTGACATCAGCACAGCTTCGTGCAAACGGAGCTGCCACCCTCAGTACACGTGGCCTAGGACCTTTCCCGTTCAAGATCGAAGCTACGACCAGGTCCGCCTCCAAACTGCACCGCCGTGAGAGTATTTCCAACGATACGCTTCGAGGTGTTATCACTGGTGCTTTTTACAGCACTGACAGCTCCAACATTACCGTGCTCGCCGGCCACTTTACAGCTAGTTCAGCCAATGGGTCAACCGTCAACAATTTGATGATCCTTGATGGCAAGGACAACGAGTCCATCACCGGGCTAGGTTCAGGCATATCCGCAGATTCTACATTCATCACTGTTGCTCTTCAGGGAAGCGTCTTGTATGCCGGAGGAATGGTCTCTGGTACAATCGCAGGCAAGCAGATCCACGGCCTTTTGGCTTACGATCTTTCGTCAAAATCATTCGGCAGCCAACCTGCGCCAATCTCAGGGAGGAACAGCACCGTTGCTGCCATCGCTGTTCGCCCCGATACGTCTGAGGTGTATGTTGGTGGCTCGTTCGACAAAGCTGGTGCTCTAGGCTGCGAGGGTCTCTGTATTTACAATTCTAACTCAGGGCAGTGGTTTCAGCCAGGCAATGGCCTGTCAGGTGAGGTCCTGGGACTCATGTGGTCCAGCAAATCAACCCTCGTTGTAGCAGGCGACCTACAGGCCAACAGTACGGAGAAGCGATACTTGGCTACCTATGACGCGAAGCAGCAGACATGGTCAGCCTTCCCGGGAGCTGAGAGTATACCCGGACCAGTTCAGGTCATGACGGCTGGATCAAGAGACGGAAACCAGGTGTGGATTGCGGGCAAGTCGGCCAAGGACGGATCAGTCTTCCTCATGAAGTACGATGGTAGTCAGTGGCTGACTGTTAATGGAACCCTTCCCGCGATTACGATTCTTCGAAGTCTGCAGGTTTTCTCGCTCACCAAGAGCCACGCCAGCACACAATTGTTGGGCGAAAACCAGGCACTCATGATGACTGGCTCGATCGTTATACCAAACGTTGGCATCGCCTCGGCAGCAATTTTCAACGGCACCCATTATCTTCCCTACGCTCTGACAACGAACTCCGGCAACGTGCCTGGAACCATTGCCAGAATCTTTACTCAGAAAGACGATTTCTTTTCAACGGGAGGTGGCAGCATGCCACTAGGCTTTGTTGTCCTCATTGGGCTTGCCATTGCACTTGGCCTAGTCCTTCTCATGGTCTTGGCTGGCATGATTTTGGACCGGCTTAGGAAGAAGCGGGAGGGATATATGCCGGCTCCAACTTCAATGTATGACAGAGGCAGCGGCATTCAAAGAATCCCCCCTCACGAACTGCTAGAATCACTGGGCAGAAGTCGACCCGGGGCAGCACCCCACGTTTGA
- the prp10 gene encoding U2 snRNP component prp10 has product MSDADFDTIAKLQRERNAAKKSSRALDASTQRNDDRRQKLTDSADNELYERDGGDKFAGYHTSLPMGDEDDDMDEDNTRRLVGQYTASRDMIDEFARGNGVEEDDILAGKGEKSGRITDRETDYQKRRFNRVLTPTRADPFAENRQAGAAENGATYREIMEARELDKEEERVRKAIQDKLNGEDNEAEAQPTLRDVDKENAEAGSTEAVTAGRKRKKRWDVSSAPAEEQPQDKAEEVKPKRSRWDQAPSIGDGETTKKRSRWDQAPSATPMGNQGLATPMHPTQAPGALPPAFGNDISARNLPLSDEELDMLLPGENEGYKILEPPPGYEPVRAPAHKLMATPAPATGFMMQDPDQVRLGGRPVPAELSGVGDLQFLKPEDMAYFGKLNDGADENALSVEELKERKIMRLLLKIKNGTPPMRKTALRQITDNARNFGAGPLFAQILPLLMEKSLEDQERHLLVKVIDRILYKLDDLVRPYVHRILVVIEPLLIDQDYYARVEGREIISNVAKAAGLATMISVMRPDIDHPDEYVRNTTARAFAVVASALTIPALLPFLRAVCRSKKSWHARHTGVKIVQQIAILMGCAVLPHLKGLVECIAPNLNDEQTKVRTVTSLAIAALAEASNPYGIESFDDILNPLWTGARKQRGKGLAGFLKAVGYIIPLMDEEYANYYTSQIMEILLREFSSPDEEMKKVVLKVVSQCAGTEGVTAGYLKEHVLDEFFKSFWVRRMALDKRNYKQVVETTFDIGQKVGVSEILERIVSNLKDESEAYRKMTVETTEKLVASLGAADIGERLEERLVDGILHAFQEQSVEDVVMLNGFGSVVNALGTRCKPYLPQIVGTIRWRLNNKSATVRQQAADLISRIAMVMQQCGEDALMGELGIILYEYLGEEYPEVLGSILGALRSIVTVVGISQMQPPIKDLLPRLTPILRNRHEKVQENTIDLVGRIADRGPESVNAREWMRICFELLDMLKAHKKGIRRAANNTFGFIAKAIGPQDVLATLLNNLRVQERQSRVNTAVAIGIVAETCAPFTVLPALMNEYRVPELNVQNGVLKSLSFLFEYIGEMAKDYVYAVTPLLEDALIDRDQVHRQTAASVVKHIALGVIGLGCEDAMVHLLNLLFPNLFETSPHVIDRIVEAVEAIRMAVGPGVVLNYVWAGLFHPARKVRTPYWRLYNDAYVQCADAMVPYYPNLDEEKIDRPELAIVL; this is encoded by the coding sequence ATGTCCGACGCAGATTTCGACACGATCGCGAAGCTCCAGCGCGAGCGAAACGCTGCGAAGAAAAGCTCGCGCGCGCTGGATGCGTCAACTCAGCGCAACGACGACAGGAGACAGAAGCTCACGGATAGCGCTGATAATGAGCTATATGAGCGTGATGGAGGCGACAAATTTGCAGGATACCACACGTCGCTGCCGATgggggatgaggatgatgataTGGATGAAGACAATACCCGGCGGCTCGTGGGCCAATATACTGCATCGCGAGACATGATCGACGAGTTTGCCAGAGGAAATGGagtggaagaagatgataTTCTTGCGGGAAAAGGCGAGAAGAGCGGTCGAATTACTGACCGCGAAACCGACTACCAGAAACGTCGATTTAATCGAGTTTTGACGCCTACCAGAGCCGATCCTTTTGCAGAGAACCGACAGGCCGGAGCCGCCGAGAATGGGGCAACCTACAGAGAAATCATGGAAGCCCGCGAACTAGATAAAGAGGAGGAACGTGTTCGAAAGGCTATTCAGGACAAGCTCAATGGCGAAGAcaacgaggccgaggcccaGCCGACGTTGCGAGACGTGGACAAGGAGAACGCCGAGGCCGGATCGACTGAGGCTGTTACGGCAGGACGAAAGCGAAAGAAGAGATGGGATGTATCCTCTGCACCAGCTGAGGAACAGCCTCAGGATAAGGCCGAGGAGGTGAAGCCAAAGCGTTCAAGATGGGACCAAGCACCATCCATCGGCGACGGAGAGACCACCAAAAAGCGCTCCCGATGGGACCAAGCCCCTTCAGCGACACCCATGGGTAACCAAGGACTTGCTACCCCGATGCATCCAACTCAAGCTCCCGGTGCCTTACCGCCGGCCTTTGGAAACGATATCTCTGCCCGTAATCTCCCCCTCAGCGATGAAGAGCTAGATATGCTACTGCCGGGTGAAAATGAAGGATATAAGATTTTGGAGCCACCTCCTGGGTATGAACCTGTTCGCGCCCCGGCACATAAGCTGATGGCAACGCCGGCTCCAGCGACAGGCTTCATGATGCAGGATCCGGATCAAGTGAGGCTAGGGGGCAGACCGGTGCCGGCTGAGCTCTCTGGTGTAGGTGATTTGCAGTTCCTCAAGCCAGAGGATATGGCGTACTTTGGCAAGCTCAACGACGGAGCAGACGAGAACGCCCTATCTGTGGAGGAGCTGAAGGAGCGCAAAATCATGCGGCTCCTGCTTAAAATCAAGAATGGAACCCCACCTATGCGAAAGACGGCCCTTCGGCAAATTACAGACAATGCGAGGAACTTTGGGGCCGGACCATTATTTGCTCAAATCCTACCACTTCTCATGGAGAAGTCTCTGGAGGACCAAGAACGCCATCTCTTGGTCAAGGTCATTGATCGAATTCTATACAAACTGGATGATTTAGTGCGGCCCTACGTTCACAGAATCCTTGTGGTTATTGAGCCGTTGCTCATTGACCAAGACTACTATGCCCGAGTCGAAGGTCGTGAGATTATCTCCAATGTGGCAAAAGCCGCTGGTTTGGCGACTATGATTAGCGTCATGCGGCCAGATATCGACCATCCTGACGAATATGTGCGTAACACAACCGCCAGAGCCTTCGCGGTTGTGGCGTCTGCTCTCACCATTCCAGCGTTGCTGCCCTTTTTGCGAGCCGTCTGCCGAAGCAAGAAATCATGGCACGCCAGACATACCGGTGTGAAGATTGTTCAGCAGATTGCCATTCTGATGGGCTGTGCTGTCCTGCCGCATCTCAAAGGTCTTGTTGAGTGCATTGCTCCCAACTTGAACGATGAGCAGACAAAGGTTAGGACCGTGACCAGTTTGGCCATTGCAGCTTTGGCAGAGGCATCCAACCCATACGGTATTGAGAGCTTCGACGATATTTTGAACCCTCTGTGGACTGGTGCGCGTAAACAGCGTGGCAAGGGGCTTGCTGGCTTTCTCAAGGCGGTTGGATACATTATTCCTCTCATGGACGAAGAGTATGCCAATTACTACACCAGTCAAATTATGGAGATTCTCTTGCGAGAATTTTCTTCccccgacgaggagatgaagaaggttGTGCTCAAGGTCGTCTCCCAGTGCGCAGGCACGGAGGGTGTTACGGCGGGCTATCTCAAGGAACACGTGCTCGATGAGTTTTTCAAGAGTTTCTGGGTGAGGAGAATGGCCCTCGACAAGCGGAACTACAAGCAAGTTGTGGAGACGACGTTCGATATTGGACAAAAGGTTGGTGTCAGCGAGATCCTGGAAAGAATCGTCAGCAACCTAAAAGATGAGAGTGAGGCGTACCGCAAAATGACGGTGGAAACCACTGAGAAGCTTGTGGCTAGTCTTGGCGCCGCAGATATCGGCGAGCGGTTGGAGGAGAGGCTGGTGGACGGCATTCTGCATGCGTTCCAGGAACAGAGTGTCGAAGACGTCGTTATGCTCAACGGCTTCGGCTCTGTAGTCAACGCCCTGGGCACACGATGCAAGCCGTATCTGCCCCAGATTGTCGGCACGATTCGCTGGAGGCTGAACAACAAGTCTGCCACCGTGCGACAGCAGGCCGCCGATCTCATTTCGCGAATCGCCATGGTCATGCAGCAGTGCGGTGAAGACGCCCTCATGGGCGAGCTTGGCATCATCTTGTACGAGTACCTCGGCGAAGAGTACCCCGAAGTTCTTGGGTCCATCCTGGGCGCCCTGCGATCCATTGTGACGGTCGTAGGTATCAGCCAGATGCAGCCTCCTATCAAGGACTTGCTGCCTCGCCTCACGCCCATTCTTCGCAATCGTCACGAGAAGGTCCAGGAAAACACCATCGATCTTGTGGGACGTATTGCGGACCGCGGGCCCGAGAGCGTCAACGCCCGTGAATGGATGCGCATCTGCTTCGAGCTGCTGgacatgctcaaggctcacAAGAAGGGTATCCGACGAGCCGCCAACAATACGTTTGGTTTCAtcgccaaggccatcggCCCGCAGGACGTCCTCGCCACGCTCCTGAACAACCTCCGTGTCCAGGAGCGTCAGTCTCGAGTCAACACAGCCGTCGCCATTGGCATCGTCGCAGAGACGTGCGCACCCTTCACCGTGCTCCCAGCCCTGATGAACGAGTACCGGGTCCCCGAGCTCAATGTGCAAAACGGCGTGCTCAAATCACTCTCCTTTTTATTCGAGTACATTGGCGAAATGGCCAAGGACTACGTCTACGCCGTAACCCCTCTCCTAGAAGACGCCCTTATCGACCGGGACCAGGTCCACCGCCAAACAGCCGCATCTGTCGTCAAGCACATCGCCCTCGGCGTCATTGGGCTCGGCTGCGAAGACGCCATGGTCCATCTGCTGAACCTCCTCTTCCCCAACCTGTTTGAAACCAGCCCTCACGTCATCGACCGCATCGTCGAAGCCGTCGAAGCCATCAGGATGGCTGTCGGGCCGGGTGTCGTGCTCAACTACGTCTGGGCAGGCCTTTTCCACCCGGCCCGCAAAGTCCGCACCCCATACTGGCGCCTCTACAATGATGCCTATGTCCAGTGTGCTGATGCCATGGTCCCGTACTATCCAAACCTGGATGAGGAGAAGATTGACCGACCTGAATTGGCGATTGTATTGTga
- the OGG1 gene encoding N-glycosylase/DNA lyase, whose protein sequence is MAWLLTVYQRTCTLQGRILSLRQDPSHLHYRVTWPEYQDALPTPPSRRVTDELNQDDTEELVRRYFSLNLDLGALYDQWSKSDPNFQKKAPEFKGVRILSQDAWEALICFICSSNNNISRISQMVHKLCNHYGPLIGYIDGEPMHDFPTPESLTGKNVESHLRELGFGYRAKYIANTARVVALEKPSSWLESLRNPRHSGPRLSSSAGSSNPTYKGAHEALLSLTGVGPKVADCVCLMGLGWGESVPVDTHVWQIAQRDYKFGKSKAKTFNKAMYDAVGDHFRTIWGDYAGWAHSVLFTADLREFSNRTGKTQPVEEVEPVRVKSEIQEEVILSGPRKRRSAVDAKARSNTVVENVGERKSIETISLHKRRRTRGSS, encoded by the exons ATGGCGTGGCTTCTCACTGTTTATCAAAGGACATGTACTCTCCAAGGCCGGATACTGTCTCTGAGGCAGGACCCTTCCCATCTCCATTACAGGGTTACCTGGCCGGAATATCAGGATGCTCtcccgacgccgccatcacGCAGAGTCACAGATGAACTCAATCAAGACGACACGGAGGAGCTTGTTCGTCGATACTTTAGCTTGAACCTTGACCTTGGTGCTCTATACGATCAGTGGTCAAAATCGGACCCTAATTTTCAGAAGAAAGCCCCTGAGTTTAAGGGTGTGCGAATTCTTAGCCAGGATGCCTGGGAAGCGCTGATATGCTTCATATGCAGCAGTAACAACAACATCAGTCGCATTTCTCAAATG GTCCATAAACTATGCAATCATTACGGGCCCCTCATCGGCTACATTGATGGAGAACCCATGCACGACTTTCCCACTCCCGAATCTCTTACTGGCAAAAATGTCGAATCACATCTACGAGAGCTAGGTTTCGGCTATCGTGCGAAATATATTGCGAATACGGCTCGCGTAGTTGCCCTCGAGAAACCATCCTCATGGCTTGAATCGCTCCGTAATCCTCGACACTCTGGGCCCAGACTCTCGTCAAGTGCGGGCAGTAGCAACCCAACATACAAGGGAGCCCACGAAGCACTGCTGTCATTAACTGGTGTCGGACCAAAGGTTGCTGACTGCGTATGTCTTATGGGCCTCGGTTGGGGTGAATCTGTTCCGGTGGACACACACGTGTGGCAGATAGCGCAGAGAGATTACAAATTCGGCAAGTCAAAAGCGAAGACGTTCAACAAAGCAATGTATGATGCAGTCGGGGACCATTTCCGGACCATTTGGGGTGACTATGCAGGATGGGCGCACTCGGTGTTGTTTACGGCTGATCTCAGAGAGTTTTCAAATCGCACAGGCAAGACTCAACCGGTGGAAGAGGTCGAACCGGTCCGGGTGAAATCTGAGATCCAGGAAGAAGTCATACTGAGTGGGCCAAGAAAGAGGCGATCGGCTGTTGATGCAAAAGCGAGAAGCAATACAGTGGTCGAAAATGTAGGAGAGCGCAAAAGTATCGAGACGATCTCCTTACATAAGCGCAGGAGGACGCGGGGGAGCTCCTAG
- the arc2 gene encoding Actin-related protein 2/3 complex subunit 2, with product MLLLDYQNVLIQSVLTERFSGAPPTSIDQTVSDFDGVTFHISTPETKTKILLSIQIRCFQDLVQYGAEQVLQREYGQYVAPVEPGYDFSVLIDLENLPEEKEERDALAMKFALLKRNAMAAPFEQAYQEHYELKEQASKFTSEEAPQGVREGGQVKAIRYREEEAIYVKASHDRVTVIFSTVFREETDRVFGKVFIQEFVDARRRAIQNAPQVLFRNDPPLELQGVPGVQNTGTGEIGYVTFVLFPRHLTPQRMPIVISHIQTFRDYFHYHIKASKAYIHSRMRKRTADFLQVLRRARPDSEEKERKTASGRSFKVQGS from the exons ATGCTTCTCCTTGATTACCAGAATGTACTGATCCAATCGGTTCTTACCGAAAGGTTCTCCGG AGCCCCTCCTACTTCCATCGACCAGACCGTCTCCGACTTCGATGGCGTTACCTTTCATATCTCGACTCCCGAAACAAAGACTAAAATTCTCCTTTCTATCCAAATAAGATGTTTCCAGGATCTAGTTCAATATGGCGCGGAGCAGGTTCTTCAGCGAGAATATGGTCAATATGTCGCACCAGTGGAGCCTGGTTACGACTTCTCTGTGCTCATTGACCTCGAGAATCTACCGGAGGAGAAAG AGGAGCGCGATGCGCTTGCAATGAAATTTGCTCTTCTAAAGCGAAATGCGATGGCAGCTCCTTTTGAGCAAGCTTACCAGGAGCATTACGAGCTGAAAGAACAGGCATCAAAATTCACTTCCGAAGAGGCCCCTCAAGGTGTTCGAGAAGGTGGCCAGGTAAAGGCGATCCGCTaccgagaagaagaagcgatCTACGTGAAGGCTAGCCACGATAGAGTGACCGTCATCTTCAGCACGGTCTTTCGAGAGGAAACAGACAGGGTATTTGGCAAGGTGTTCATTCAGGAATTTGTCGATGCTCGAAGGAGGGCTATTCAGAATGCTCCGCAAGTCTTGTTCCGAAATGATCCGCCTCTGGAACTGCAGGGAGTTCCTGGTGTACAGAACACTGGCACCGGAGAGATTGGCTATGTCACATTTG TACTTTTCCCAAGACACTTGACCCCCCAAAGGATGCCAATTGTCATTTCGCACATCCAGACTTTCCGAGATTATTTCCACTATCACATCAAAGCATCCAAGGCCTATATTCACTCACGTATGCGAAAGCGAACGGCAGACTTCCTTCAAG TGCTGCGTCGTGCACGTCCCGACAGCGAGGAAAAAGAGAGGAAGACTGCAAGTGGACGATCATTCAAGGTCCAAGGAAGCTAA